The nucleotide sequence TTGCTGAAAGACTGTCCGCGTCTTCCACAAGCAACACTCGACAATCCGCCGTAGTACGCTTTACCAAATAGGGCGGTCCAGGCACATAATTGGGAATCATCCCGGGAAATTTTCCCAGTACAAATCCGATGTCATTACGCTGCGGAAAAAATTTCTTGAAATGATAGGAAAAATAATGTTCATCCTTGGCCAAGAAATTTGTTTTGTAATATGGATAGACCCAGCCAATCTGGAATCCCCCATCCGGCAAAAGCCGATTAGTGATATTGCTCTGGACTTCTTCATAGCTCCAACCCAAATTTTCATCGGCAAACAGATCGGAATATTTCACAATCCGCCAATCTTTCATGCCAAGAGAATCAAGGAAGAAGGTAACAAACTTTTCTTCTTCGGAAACATCAATGATGTCCTGACCAAACGGCTTGTTCATGAGAAATAGCGTAGCACTTCTGGCTGATAACTGCTGCCGGGTTTCTTCGGCCATCTTCAGCATAAACAGAAAATCCAACCCCAATCCGCAACACTTACTGCAATCGCTACCGAAAAATCCCATCCCCATATAGATATCAGGATTTTCCAATGTACATTCCGGCACAACCACTTTTTCCACAAAAGGCACGTTCTTCAAATTCTCGAGCATATTTCCCCCTCTTTCGTATGTTGGTCATCGATTATCGACAAATTATATTCATTTTTCCAAGGAACAAAAAAACCGGTCTCGCGTGAGATCGGCTTTGACTTGACTGAAATAGATGGAACTTTTTATGCGTTATCTATTTTAAGCAAACCAAAACCGATCTGGCTAAACCAGAAGCTAAAGAAATAGAAACTATATAAATTTTGGTTGGTTTGATTGCTCATTGTTTTTTACTAAATCAGTTTAGCACTTTTAGAAATCTTGTCAACCCAAGGTGATGAGTCATACAGCCTTCTTCGCCAAAAGAGCAAAAGCTTCGTCTAAATAGTTCATACCCATGCCTCTTCCATCATCTAAGTCACTATGATAAACACTCATAAGTTTATCCAGACTTGCTGTAACAATCTCGGTTTTTTTAGTTATTTTATGCAAGTTTTTTACCGGAAAAGCCAATATTACTATGCTTGGATCAGTGATCACAATTGTTGGGTCATTTCCCACGCAATCGATCACAATAATTTTTTTGGCGCCATCAATAAGTTTTTGGTATTTCAGTTCAAAAGCACGGAAACCACTCCCCCAATAAATCGGTTTATCATAGGATAATTCCTCGGCTCCAGAGAAAACAAACAAATTGTTTTTCAATATCTCCGGTTTTTCCAAAACAACCCTCATCATAACTGCAACTCCTGAAGCATTATCAATTGCACCTTTTTTAATACTATCATAATGAGCGAAAAAGATGGCTTTAGGATTTTTTGCATTTCCCACTAGTATATTAGCTGATTGATGAGAAACTTTTTCAACCTGAACATTGCCAACGATTTTTTTCGCCTTAACTATTTT is from Parcubacteria group bacterium and encodes:
- a CDS encoding M28 family peptidase, which gives rise to MNTKKFNYQKFISKLVSFAPRQLEGESKACDFLISVLKENSILFLLQKFKVAIPLTQNVSLLADGKRVKCEGCSFLSGEIKNNDVVISSLLSSSICQEISSISFNPRCEGISLKNYYFAPAICVSYKDISKIVKAKKIVGNVQVEKVSHQSANILVGNAKNPKAIFFAHYDSIKKGAIDNASGVAVMMRVVLEKPEILKNNLFVFSGAEELSYDKPIYWGSGFRAFELKYQKLIDGAKKIIVIDCVGNDPTIVITDPSIVILAFPVKNLHKITKKTEIVTASLDKLMSVYHSDLDDGRGMGMNYLDEAFALLAKKAV